One genomic window of Solanum stenotomum isolate F172 chromosome 9, ASM1918654v1, whole genome shotgun sequence includes the following:
- the LOC125876940 gene encoding uncharacterized protein LOC125876940 gives MGYKKGGRFMPEEENGVGATLRDALLFTTMCIIGLPVDVYIKDGSVYSGIFHTACVDDEYAIVLKRAKMIKKGSREANVARGSLIETLVIRSEDLVQVVAKGVMLSADSIQGHLDGDNARTVCSNITYPEYTKKEMKATKSKVSTVDGEKASKERYVRNGLINKQSDRRESHESLRERTILEVEGSSSNVDVSVTQAQANALENVTFIKNLELSSNGISHGSPPLSSTKLDDRNNDRHSHEQQTLGKTPCLGPTSSGAPITSVSSVSSSSAPADLVPSRGSIHNASTKESKLNPGAKIFSPSTLHHRTVTPPVVPTMAYLPDSCPVVPVVTAEPEVGITPFAPHPSVPVKFVSYNNLAAGNGGLDVQYAQPTIGYMGSRTQPARYGSQYHHLQAATGYVHPNSQNVMVGRLGPLVYMHPVSHDIVQSAAGFPQVSTRPLLIPHQVHPPKHQGSTAPQALQLYMTPPVITGLQQPFTIPSIPITQASFPVMRPMQFPVPNGFVPNKFV, from the exons ATGGGTTACAAAAAAGGAGGAAGATTCATGCCGGAAGAGGAGAACGGCGTCGGTGCTACACTGAGAGATGCTTTGTTATTTACTACTATGTGTATTATTGGGCTACCGGTTGATGTTTATATCAAAGATGGTAGTGTTTATTCGGGTATTTTTCACACTGCTTGCGTAGATGATGAATATG CTATTGTTTTGAAGAGGGCAAAGATGATTAAGAAGGGTAGTCGAGAGGCGAATGTAGCACGTGGAAGTTTGATAGAGACACTCGTAATTCGGTCTGAAGATCTTGTCCAAGTTGTCGCAAAG GGGGTTATGCTATCTGCTGATAGTATTCAAGGACATTTAGATGGGGATAATGCAAGAACTGTTTGTAGCAATATAACTTATCCTGAATACACCAAAAAGGAGATGAAAGCAACAAAGTCCAAGGTGTCTACCGTGGATGGAGAGAAAGCTAGTAAAGAAAG ATATGTGCGAAATGGCTTAATCAATAAGCAAAGTGATCGCAGAGAGAGCCATGAGTCTCTAAGGGAGAGAACT ATCCTTGAAGTTGAAGGCTCAAGCTCAAATG TGGATGTTTCTGTTACTCAAGCTCAAGCAAATGCCCTCGAGAATGTTACCTTCATAAAAAACTTGGAGTTGTCATCAAATGGAATATCTCATGGTAGTCCTCCTCTTTCCTCAACCAAACTTGATGATCGGAATAATGATAGGCACAGTCATGAGCAGCAGACTCTAGGAAAAACTCCTTGTTTGGGCCCTACTTCCTCTGGTGCTCCAATCACCTCAGTCTCATCCGTCAGCTCATCATCAGCTCCAGCTGATTTGGTGCCTTCACGAGGTTCAATTCATAATGCTAGTACAAAG GAATCTAAGCTCAACCCTGGGGCAAAGATATTTTCTCCATCAACTTTGCATCATAGAACTGTTACACCTCCTGTGGTGCCAACGATGGCTTACCTGCCAGATTCCTGTCCTGTAGTACCTGTTGTTACAGCAGAGCCTGAAGTTGGAATTACCCCCTTTGCTCCTCATCCATCTGTGCCTGTTAAGTTTGTCTCATATAATAATTTGGCAGCTGGAAATGGTGGCTTGGATGTACAGTATGCTCAACCG ACAATTGGATACATGGGAAGCAGGACTCAGCCGGCAAGGTATGGCAGTCAGTATCATCACCTTCAGGCTGCAACTGGTTATGTGCATCCAAATTCTCAAAAT GTTATGGTTGGACGGTTGGGACCACTTGTTTATATGCATCCTGTTTCTCAT GATATTGTTCAGAGTGCTGCGGGGTTCCCTCAAGTATCCACACGTCCTCTATTAATTCCACATCAGGTCCATCCTCCTAAGCATCAAG GAAGTACAGCACCACAAGCACTGCAGTTGTATATGACTCCCCCAGTCATAACAgggctccaacaaccattcaCTATACCAAGCATTCCTATTACACAGGCGTCTTTTCCTGTTATGCGGCCTATGCAATTCCCAGTACCTAATGGTTTTGTGCCTAACAAGTTTGTGTGA